The following proteins come from a genomic window of Canis lupus dingo isolate Sandy chromosome 20, ASM325472v2, whole genome shotgun sequence:
- the NEK4 gene encoding serine/threonine-protein kinase Nek4 isoform X4, whose product MPLAAYCYLRVVGRGSYGEVTLVRHRRDGRQYVIKKLNLRNASSRERRAAEQEAQLLSQLKHPNIVTYKESWEGGDGLLYIVMGFCEGGDLYRKLKERKGQLLPESQVVEWFVQIAMALQYLHEKHILHRDLKTQNVFLTRTNIIKVGDLGIARVLENNGDMANTLIGTPYYMSPELFSNKPYNYKSDVWALGCCVYEMATLKHAFNAKDMNSLVYRIIEGKLPPMPKDYSPELSELIRTMLSKRPEERPSVRSILRQPYIKHQISLFLEATKAKTSKSNIKSSDSKSKPVATVVSGNAESSHKVVPLQPQSSEGSKTYVMGEDKCLSQEKPIVIDPLKTPASLKGHNCKPDVSDTSESLATISKVNIDILPAERRDSLSDGLVRENQPRHLDTSNELEGKCSISQVKEKLQDGTEPSAQPRNVIPAWFSNDVTGERSDPARPLQPLNKDQKPKDQDQVANECVTEKPDRTLSGLQPHSFGSEPSLSRQRRQKKREQPKHSGEERQEAPPRLLPSLPTAGKKDVTLTQKDAENQSRLVIGSAVSSLRSKEVSSSKDRPLSARERRRLKQSQEEMFPSGPSVRRSLSASGPGNSQEEGQPTPALWSSDCSVAQERKLIRCLSEDELSSSTSSTDKSDGDSKERKCHTNEMSDLVQLMTQTLKLESKESCEDLLVPDPVSEFKLHRKYRDTLILHGKVVEEAEDLHFKQLPSAVMPGSEKIRRIVEVLRADVIQGLGIQLLEQVYDLLEEEDELQREVRLQEHMGEKYTTYSVKARQLKFFEENVNF is encoded by the exons ATGCCCCTGGCCGCCTACTGCTACCTGCGAGTCGTGGGCAGGGGCAGCTACGGGGAGGTGACGCTCGTGAGGCACCGGCGGGACGGCAGGCAG TATGTCATCAAAAAGCTGAACCTCCGAAATGCCTCCAGCCGAGAGCGGCGAGCTGCTGAACAGGAAGCTCAGCTTTTGTCTCAGTTGAAGCACCCTAATATTGTCACCTACAAGGAGTCGTGGGAGGGAGGGGACGGTCTGCTGTACATTGTCATGGGCTTCTGCGAAGGAGGTGATCTGTACCGAAAGCTCAAAGAACGGAAGGGGCAGCTTCTGCCTGAGAGTCAGGTGGTGGAATGGTTTGTTCAGATCGCCATGGCTCTGCAG taTTTACATGAAAAACATATCCTTCATCGAGATCTGAAAACTCAAAATGTCTTCCTAACAAGAACAAATATCATCAAAGTAGGTGACCTAGGAATTGCACGAGTGTTAGAGAACAATGGTGACATGGCTAACACTCTCATCGGCACACCCTACTACATGAGCCCTGAATTGTTTTCAAACAAACCTTACAACTATAAG tcgGATGTTTGGGCTCTGGGATGCTGTGTTTATGAAATGGCTACCCTGAAGCATGCTTTCAATGCAAAAGACATGAATTCTTTAGTTTATCGGATTATTGAAGGAAAG CTGCCACCAATGCCAAAAGATTATAGCCCAGAGCTATCAGAACTGATAAGAACAATGCTGAGCAAGAGGCCTGAAGAAAGACCCTCTGTGAGGAGCATCCTGAGGCAGCCTTACATAAAGCACCAAATCTCTTTGTTTTTGGAGGCCACAAAGGC AAAAACATCCAAAAGTAATATTAAAAGCAGTGACTCTAAATCGAAGCCTGTTGCCACAGTGGTCTCTGGAAATGCTGAATCGAGTCATAAAGTAGTTCCCCTCCAGCCACAGTCTTCTGAGGGCTCCAAGACATATGTAAtg GGTGAAGACAAATGTTTGTCCCAGGAGAAACCCATAGTCATTGACCCCTTGAAGACACCAGCAAGCCTGAAAGGCCACAACTGCAAACCAGACGTGAGCGATACCTCAGAATCACTAGCCACAATCAGTAAAGTGAATATTGACATCCTACCTGCAGAAAGAAGAGATTCATTGAGTGATGGCTTAGTTCGGGAGAATCAGCCAAGACACTTAGACACCTCTAATGAGCTAGAAGGTAAATGCAGTATTTCTCAAGTGAAGGAGAAGCTGCAGGATGGCACTGAGCCCAGCGCTCAACCCAGAAACGTAATTCCCGCATGGTTCTCTAATGATGTCACTGGGGAAAGGAGTGACCCAGCGAGACCTCTGCAGCCCCTAAACAAAGACCAAAAGCCAAAAGACCAG gatcaagTTGCTAATGAATGTGTTACAGAAAAACCAGACAGAACCCTCTCAGGTTTACAGCCGCACAGCTTTGGCTCTGAGCCCTCCCTTTCTCGACAACGAcgacagaagaaaagagaacagccTAAGCacagtggggaagagagacag gagGCTCCTCCTCGACTTTTACCTTCTCTTCCCACCGCTGGAAAAAAGGATGTCACATTAACACAAAAAGATGCTGAAAACCAAAGTAGATTGGTCATTGGGTCtgctgtgagctccttgaggagcAAGGAGGTGTCATCATCAAAG GACCGACCGTtatcagcaagagaaaggagGCGACTAAAGCAGTCACAGGAAGAGATGTTTCCCTCAG GCCCTTCAGTGAGGAGATCTCTGAGTGCATCAGGCCCAGGGAATTCACAAGAAGAAGGCcagcccacccctgccctgtggTCTTCTGACTGCAGTGTTGCTCAG gaaaggaaactcaTCCGCTGTCTGTCTGAGGATGAATTAAGTTCTTCTACAAGTTCAACTGATAAATCAGATGGGGATTCCAAGGAACG gaaatGTCATACAAATGAAATGAGTGACTTGGTGCAGTTGATGACTCAGACCCTAAAACTGGAATCTAAAGAGAGCTGTGAAGATCTCCTGGTTCCAGATCCAGTGTCAGAATTTAAACTTCATCGGAAGTACCGGGATACGCTGATACTTCATGGAAAAGTTGTGGAAGAAGCTGAGGACCTTCATTTTAAACAACTACCTTCCG CTGTCATGCCAGGTTCTGAAAAGATCAGAAGAATAGTTGAAGTCTTGAGAGCTGATGTAATCCAGGGCCTGGGAATTCAGCTTTTAGAACAAGTGTATGATCTTTTGGAAGAAGAGGATGAATTGCAGAGAGAG
- the NEK4 gene encoding serine/threonine-protein kinase Nek4 isoform X11: MGFCEGGDLYRKLKERKGQLLPESQVVEWFVQIAMALQYLHEKHILHRDLKTQNVFLTRTNIIKVGDLGIARVLENNGDMANTLIGTPYYMSPELFSNKPYNYKSDVWALGCCVYEMATLKHAFNAKDMNSLVYRIIEGKLPPMPKDYSPELSELIRTMLSKRPEERPSVRSILRQPYIKHQISLFLEATKAKTSKSNIKSSDSKSKPVATVVSGNAESSHKVVPLQPQSSEGSKTYVMGEDKCLSQEKPIVIDPLKTPASLKGHNCKPDVSDTSESLATISKVNIDILPAERRDSLSDGLVRENQPRHLDTSNELEGKCSISQVKEKLQDGTEPSAQPRNVIPAWFSNDVTGERSDPARPLQPLNKDQKPKDQDQVANECVTEKPDRTLSGLQPHSFGSEPSLSRQRRQKKREQPKHSGEERQEAPPRLLPSLPTAGKKDVTLTQKDAENQSRLVIGSAVSSLRSKEVSSSKDRPLSARERRRLKQSQEEMFPSGPSVRRSLSASGPGNSQEEGQPTPALWSSDCSVAQERKLIRCLSEDELSSSTSSTDKSDGDSKERKCHTNEMSDLVQLMTQTLKLESKESCEDLLVPDPVSEFKLHRKYRDTLILHGKVVEEAEDLHFKQLPSAVMPGSEKIRRIVEVLRADVIQGLGIQLLEQVYDLLEEEDELQRETFSFSCVPGAMSGAGDIVTKIMKRWSKVFINQKPAELEVNYKENKIYTQLC; the protein is encoded by the exons ATGGGCTTCTGCGAAGGAGGTGATCTGTACCGAAAGCTCAAAGAACGGAAGGGGCAGCTTCTGCCTGAGAGTCAGGTGGTGGAATGGTTTGTTCAGATCGCCATGGCTCTGCAG taTTTACATGAAAAACATATCCTTCATCGAGATCTGAAAACTCAAAATGTCTTCCTAACAAGAACAAATATCATCAAAGTAGGTGACCTAGGAATTGCACGAGTGTTAGAGAACAATGGTGACATGGCTAACACTCTCATCGGCACACCCTACTACATGAGCCCTGAATTGTTTTCAAACAAACCTTACAACTATAAG tcgGATGTTTGGGCTCTGGGATGCTGTGTTTATGAAATGGCTACCCTGAAGCATGCTTTCAATGCAAAAGACATGAATTCTTTAGTTTATCGGATTATTGAAGGAAAG CTGCCACCAATGCCAAAAGATTATAGCCCAGAGCTATCAGAACTGATAAGAACAATGCTGAGCAAGAGGCCTGAAGAAAGACCCTCTGTGAGGAGCATCCTGAGGCAGCCTTACATAAAGCACCAAATCTCTTTGTTTTTGGAGGCCACAAAGGC AAAAACATCCAAAAGTAATATTAAAAGCAGTGACTCTAAATCGAAGCCTGTTGCCACAGTGGTCTCTGGAAATGCTGAATCGAGTCATAAAGTAGTTCCCCTCCAGCCACAGTCTTCTGAGGGCTCCAAGACATATGTAAtg GGTGAAGACAAATGTTTGTCCCAGGAGAAACCCATAGTCATTGACCCCTTGAAGACACCAGCAAGCCTGAAAGGCCACAACTGCAAACCAGACGTGAGCGATACCTCAGAATCACTAGCCACAATCAGTAAAGTGAATATTGACATCCTACCTGCAGAAAGAAGAGATTCATTGAGTGATGGCTTAGTTCGGGAGAATCAGCCAAGACACTTAGACACCTCTAATGAGCTAGAAGGTAAATGCAGTATTTCTCAAGTGAAGGAGAAGCTGCAGGATGGCACTGAGCCCAGCGCTCAACCCAGAAACGTAATTCCCGCATGGTTCTCTAATGATGTCACTGGGGAAAGGAGTGACCCAGCGAGACCTCTGCAGCCCCTAAACAAAGACCAAAAGCCAAAAGACCAG gatcaagTTGCTAATGAATGTGTTACAGAAAAACCAGACAGAACCCTCTCAGGTTTACAGCCGCACAGCTTTGGCTCTGAGCCCTCCCTTTCTCGACAACGAcgacagaagaaaagagaacagccTAAGCacagtggggaagagagacag gagGCTCCTCCTCGACTTTTACCTTCTCTTCCCACCGCTGGAAAAAAGGATGTCACATTAACACAAAAAGATGCTGAAAACCAAAGTAGATTGGTCATTGGGTCtgctgtgagctccttgaggagcAAGGAGGTGTCATCATCAAAG GACCGACCGTtatcagcaagagaaaggagGCGACTAAAGCAGTCACAGGAAGAGATGTTTCCCTCAG GCCCTTCAGTGAGGAGATCTCTGAGTGCATCAGGCCCAGGGAATTCACAAGAAGAAGGCcagcccacccctgccctgtggTCTTCTGACTGCAGTGTTGCTCAG gaaaggaaactcaTCCGCTGTCTGTCTGAGGATGAATTAAGTTCTTCTACAAGTTCAACTGATAAATCAGATGGGGATTCCAAGGAACG gaaatGTCATACAAATGAAATGAGTGACTTGGTGCAGTTGATGACTCAGACCCTAAAACTGGAATCTAAAGAGAGCTGTGAAGATCTCCTGGTTCCAGATCCAGTGTCAGAATTTAAACTTCATCGGAAGTACCGGGATACGCTGATACTTCATGGAAAAGTTGTGGAAGAAGCTGAGGACCTTCATTTTAAACAACTACCTTCCG CTGTCATGCCAGGTTCTGAAAAGATCAGAAGAATAGTTGAAGTCTTGAGAGCTGATGTAATCCAGGGCCTGGGAATTCAGCTTTTAGAACAAGTGTATGATCTTTTGGAAGAAGAGGATGAATTGCAGAGAGAG
- the NEK4 gene encoding serine/threonine-protein kinase Nek4 isoform X10 translates to MANTLIGTPYYMSPELFSNKPYNYKSDVWALGCCVYEMATLKHAFNAKDMNSLVYRIIEGKLPPMPKDYSPELSELIRTMLSKRPEERPSVRSILRQPYIKHQISLFLEATKAKTSKSNIKSSDSKSKPVATVVSGNAESSHKVVPLQPQSSEGSKTYVMGEDKCLSQEKPIVIDPLKTPASLKGHNCKPDVSDTSESLATISKVNIDILPAERRDSLSDGLVRENQPRHLDTSNELEGKCSISQVKEKLQDGTEPSAQPRNVIPAWFSNDVTGERSDPARPLQPLNKDQKPKDQDQVANECVTEKPDRTLSGLQPHSFGSEPSLSRQRRQKKREQPKHSGEERQEAPPRLLPSLPTAGKKDVTLTQKDAENQSRLVIGSAVSSLRSKEVSSSKDRPLSARERRRLKQSQEEMFPSGPSVRRSLSASGPGNSQEEGQPTPALWSSDCSVAQERKLIRCLSEDELSSSTSSTDKSDGDSKERKCHTNEMSDLVQLMTQTLKLESKESCEDLLVPDPVSEFKLHRKYRDTLILHGKVVEEAEDLHFKQLPSAVMPGSEKIRRIVEVLRADVIQGLGIQLLEQVYDLLEEEDELQRETFSFSCVPGAMSGAGDIVTKIMKRWSKVFINQKPAELEVNYKENKIYTQLC, encoded by the exons ATGGCTAACACTCTCATCGGCACACCCTACTACATGAGCCCTGAATTGTTTTCAAACAAACCTTACAACTATAAG tcgGATGTTTGGGCTCTGGGATGCTGTGTTTATGAAATGGCTACCCTGAAGCATGCTTTCAATGCAAAAGACATGAATTCTTTAGTTTATCGGATTATTGAAGGAAAG CTGCCACCAATGCCAAAAGATTATAGCCCAGAGCTATCAGAACTGATAAGAACAATGCTGAGCAAGAGGCCTGAAGAAAGACCCTCTGTGAGGAGCATCCTGAGGCAGCCTTACATAAAGCACCAAATCTCTTTGTTTTTGGAGGCCACAAAGGC AAAAACATCCAAAAGTAATATTAAAAGCAGTGACTCTAAATCGAAGCCTGTTGCCACAGTGGTCTCTGGAAATGCTGAATCGAGTCATAAAGTAGTTCCCCTCCAGCCACAGTCTTCTGAGGGCTCCAAGACATATGTAAtg GGTGAAGACAAATGTTTGTCCCAGGAGAAACCCATAGTCATTGACCCCTTGAAGACACCAGCAAGCCTGAAAGGCCACAACTGCAAACCAGACGTGAGCGATACCTCAGAATCACTAGCCACAATCAGTAAAGTGAATATTGACATCCTACCTGCAGAAAGAAGAGATTCATTGAGTGATGGCTTAGTTCGGGAGAATCAGCCAAGACACTTAGACACCTCTAATGAGCTAGAAGGTAAATGCAGTATTTCTCAAGTGAAGGAGAAGCTGCAGGATGGCACTGAGCCCAGCGCTCAACCCAGAAACGTAATTCCCGCATGGTTCTCTAATGATGTCACTGGGGAAAGGAGTGACCCAGCGAGACCTCTGCAGCCCCTAAACAAAGACCAAAAGCCAAAAGACCAG gatcaagTTGCTAATGAATGTGTTACAGAAAAACCAGACAGAACCCTCTCAGGTTTACAGCCGCACAGCTTTGGCTCTGAGCCCTCCCTTTCTCGACAACGAcgacagaagaaaagagaacagccTAAGCacagtggggaagagagacag gagGCTCCTCCTCGACTTTTACCTTCTCTTCCCACCGCTGGAAAAAAGGATGTCACATTAACACAAAAAGATGCTGAAAACCAAAGTAGATTGGTCATTGGGTCtgctgtgagctccttgaggagcAAGGAGGTGTCATCATCAAAG GACCGACCGTtatcagcaagagaaaggagGCGACTAAAGCAGTCACAGGAAGAGATGTTTCCCTCAG GCCCTTCAGTGAGGAGATCTCTGAGTGCATCAGGCCCAGGGAATTCACAAGAAGAAGGCcagcccacccctgccctgtggTCTTCTGACTGCAGTGTTGCTCAG gaaaggaaactcaTCCGCTGTCTGTCTGAGGATGAATTAAGTTCTTCTACAAGTTCAACTGATAAATCAGATGGGGATTCCAAGGAACG gaaatGTCATACAAATGAAATGAGTGACTTGGTGCAGTTGATGACTCAGACCCTAAAACTGGAATCTAAAGAGAGCTGTGAAGATCTCCTGGTTCCAGATCCAGTGTCAGAATTTAAACTTCATCGGAAGTACCGGGATACGCTGATACTTCATGGAAAAGTTGTGGAAGAAGCTGAGGACCTTCATTTTAAACAACTACCTTCCG CTGTCATGCCAGGTTCTGAAAAGATCAGAAGAATAGTTGAAGTCTTGAGAGCTGATGTAATCCAGGGCCTGGGAATTCAGCTTTTAGAACAAGTGTATGATCTTTTGGAAGAAGAGGATGAATTGCAGAGAGAG